In Nitrobacteraceae bacterium AZCC 1564, the following proteins share a genomic window:
- a CDS encoding Na+/H+ antiporter (product_source=TIGR00831; cog=COG0025; ko=KO:K24163; pfam=PF00999; tigrfam=TIGR00831; transmembrane_helix_parts=Outside_1_3,TMhelix_4_21,Inside_22_27,TMhelix_28_50,Outside_51_79,TMhelix_80_102,Inside_103_110,TMhelix_111_133,Outside_134_180,TMhelix_181_203,Inside_204_209,TMhelix_210_227,Outside_228_230,TMhelix_231_250,Inside_251_262,TMhelix_263_285,Outside_286_299,TMhelix_300_319,Inside_320_339,TMhelix_340_362,Outside_363_376,TMhelix_377_399,Inside_400_515), translated as MHEFEWMVGLLIGAMLLSALARRLGIPYPTFLALGGIAIAFIPNSPAWTLEPDLALALFVAPVLLDAAFDTSMRDLRDNWLPVATLVVVAVAATTAAVAVVVRWLVPDMPIAAAIALGAIVAPPDAAAATTVLRSVKLPYRILKILEGESLLNDASALLIYRVAVGAAVASSLSVSHVAPILAAAVFGSFIVGFVLGRIALVINRSIKDIPSVIIVQFVGTFVVWILAEQIGLSGILTIVVYAVTLARSAPADTPARIRVPSYAVWETAVFLLNVLAFILIGMQLRPIWEGFDTSLRWQYSIVAGAVLVTVIVTRIAWVMSYNTVLRAAIRHFGYKPRRATLSRPTFKGGLLVSWCGMRGIVTLAAAFALPEGFPHRNLILLCAFAVVLGTLVINGVTLRPLIGWLALEDDDPVPHEVGWARRAAFHAALEAINGDTSAEAEMLRLEYQQMLDKAESDPNGLMSSELPADPLRRQAISAARRVLFEMRSSGEIGDDAFHRLEEEFDWAELSAAAS; from the coding sequence TTGCACGAATTTGAATGGATGGTTGGTTTGTTGATTGGGGCGATGCTGCTCTCGGCATTGGCGCGACGGCTCGGCATCCCTTATCCGACATTTCTGGCGCTCGGCGGAATCGCCATCGCGTTTATTCCCAATTCGCCGGCCTGGACGCTTGAGCCCGACCTCGCGCTCGCGCTGTTCGTCGCGCCCGTGCTGCTCGACGCTGCTTTTGATACGTCGATGCGTGATCTGCGCGACAACTGGCTGCCGGTCGCGACGCTGGTGGTGGTTGCGGTCGCCGCTACGACGGCCGCCGTTGCTGTAGTCGTGCGCTGGTTGGTGCCTGATATGCCGATCGCTGCCGCAATCGCGCTGGGAGCCATTGTGGCGCCGCCGGATGCCGCAGCGGCGACGACGGTGCTTCGCAGTGTGAAGTTGCCCTATCGGATTCTGAAGATTCTCGAGGGCGAAAGTTTGCTTAACGATGCCAGTGCCCTGTTGATTTACCGTGTCGCAGTCGGTGCGGCAGTGGCGTCGTCACTCAGTGTAAGCCATGTGGCGCCGATCCTTGCCGCTGCGGTGTTTGGCAGCTTTATCGTTGGCTTCGTGCTTGGGCGGATCGCGTTGGTGATCAATCGCTCTATCAAAGACATTCCATCCGTCATCATTGTTCAATTCGTCGGCACGTTCGTGGTGTGGATTTTGGCAGAACAAATAGGCCTGTCGGGCATTCTGACCATCGTCGTCTATGCGGTGACGCTTGCGCGCAGTGCGCCGGCCGATACACCGGCACGGATTCGTGTACCGTCCTACGCGGTGTGGGAGACCGCGGTGTTTCTGCTGAACGTTCTCGCCTTCATCCTGATCGGGATGCAGTTGCGCCCGATCTGGGAAGGGTTCGATACGTCGCTGCGCTGGCAGTACAGCATAGTTGCCGGCGCTGTTCTTGTGACCGTGATCGTGACGCGCATTGCCTGGGTGATGAGCTACAACACGGTGCTGAGGGCTGCGATCCGTCACTTCGGCTACAAGCCGCGCCGCGCGACGCTGTCACGCCCGACCTTTAAAGGTGGTCTTCTTGTCTCCTGGTGTGGGATGCGGGGTATCGTGACGCTGGCGGCAGCCTTCGCGCTGCCGGAAGGCTTTCCGCATCGGAACCTGATTCTGCTGTGCGCATTTGCGGTCGTGCTCGGCACGCTGGTCATCAATGGCGTGACGCTGCGCCCACTAATCGGCTGGCTTGCACTTGAGGACGATGATCCCGTTCCGCACGAGGTCGGCTGGGCGCGTCGTGCGGCGTTTCATGCAGCGCTTGAAGCCATTAATGGCGACACGTCTGCAGAAGCAGAAATGCTGCGGCTCGAATACCAGCAGATGCTCGACAAGGCTGAAAGCGATCCCAACGGGTTAATGTCGAGCGAACTGCCCGCGGATCCGCTGCGCCGCCAGGCCATCAGTGCCGCGCGGCGTGTGCTTTTTGAGATGCGGAGTTCCGGTGAGATCGGCGACGACGCGTTTCACCGGTTGGAAGAGGAATTCGACTGGGCCGAATTGAGCGCGGCGGCGTCGTAA
- a CDS encoding carbamoyl-phosphate synthase small subunit (product_source=KO:K01956; cath_funfam=3.40.50.880,3.50.30.20; cog=COG0505; ko=KO:K01956; pfam=PF00117,PF00988; smart=SM01097; superfamily=52021,52317; tigrfam=TIGR01368) — protein sequence MTTSDNSSAWPDLKPTALLVLADGTVLEGFGLGAEGQAVGEVCFNTAMTGYEEILTDPSYAGQLITFTFPHIGNVGTNDEDIETVNMAATPGARGVILRASITDPSNYRATKHLDQWLKARGIIGLAGIDTRALTALIRSKGMPNAVIAHAKDGKFDLHGLKEEAREWPGLEGMDLVPMVTSAQRFDWNETPWQWDKGFGRQDKPEFNVVAIDYGIKRNILRLLAGEGCKVTVVNAKTSADDILAMNPDGVFLSNGPGDPAATGEYAVPVIKKVIESGTPTFGICLGHQMLGLAVGGKTVKMHQGHHGANHPVKDMTTGKVEITSMNHGFAVDKTTLPDNVEQTHISLFDESNCGIALKDKPVFSVQYHPEASPGPRDSHYLFKRFAELMREKKRA from the coding sequence ATGACAACATCCGATAATTCCTCAGCTTGGCCGGACCTCAAACCGACCGCGCTCCTCGTGCTCGCCGACGGCACCGTGCTGGAAGGCTTCGGCCTCGGCGCGGAAGGCCAGGCTGTGGGCGAAGTCTGCTTCAACACCGCCATGACCGGCTATGAGGAGATCCTCACCGATCCATCCTACGCCGGGCAGCTCATTACTTTTACTTTCCCCCATATCGGTAACGTCGGCACCAACGACGAAGATATCGAGACGGTGAACATGGCGGCGACGCCAGGTGCCCGCGGGGTGATCCTGCGCGCGTCGATTACCGATCCATCGAATTACCGGGCGACGAAGCACCTCGACCAGTGGCTGAAGGCGCGCGGCATTATTGGCCTGGCCGGCATCGACACGCGTGCGCTGACGGCCCTGATCCGCAGCAAGGGCATGCCGAACGCGGTGATCGCACATGCCAAGGACGGCAAATTCGATCTGCACGGCCTGAAGGAAGAAGCCCGCGAGTGGCCGGGCCTGGAAGGCATGGACCTCGTGCCAATGGTCACCAGCGCTCAGCGCTTCGACTGGAACGAAACGCCTTGGCAATGGGACAAGGGCTTCGGCCGGCAGGATAAACCGGAATTCAACGTCGTCGCGATCGACTACGGGATCAAGCGCAACATCCTCCGGCTGCTTGCGGGCGAAGGCTGCAAGGTCACAGTGGTCAATGCCAAGACGTCGGCCGACGATATTCTGGCGATGAACCCGGATGGCGTGTTTCTATCCAACGGTCCCGGCGATCCAGCCGCGACCGGTGAATACGCCGTTCCTGTGATTAAGAAGGTGATCGAATCCGGCACGCCGACGTTCGGCATTTGCCTTGGGCACCAGATGCTCGGCCTCGCCGTCGGCGGCAAGACCGTGAAAATGCATCAGGGCCATCACGGGGCGAATCACCCGGTGAAAGACATGACCACCGGCAAGGTCGAGATCACCTCGATGAATCACGGCTTCGCCGTGGACAAGACCACGCTACCGGACAACGTCGAACAAACGCATATCTCGCTGTTTGACGAATCCAACTGTGGCATCGCGCTGAAGGACAAGCCCGTGTTCTCGGTGCAGTACCACCCGGAAGCTTCACCCGGCCCGCGCGACTCGCATTACCTGTTCAAGCGCTTCGCCGAGCTGATGCGCGAGAAGAAGCGCGCCTGA
- a CDS encoding fatty-acyl-CoA synthase (product_source=KO:K00666; cath_funfam=2.30.38.10,3.30.300.30,3.40.50.980; cog=COG0318; ko=KO:K00666; pfam=PF00501,PF13193; superfamily=56801), whose translation MNSAGNTPDLSQIHSGGAIGGLIVNAIARFGDRPAMADGRVRWTYKEFGDVVTRFIALFRSLGLKKGSALSILSSNRAEAWAAICAALVMGVRYTPLHPMAAEDDHAFIIEDAEIDVLIVEGGKFAARGMAIKARVPGLKHLLSFGPMEGARDVIPVLDDVAPAPLVDESAAHEIAFLAYTGGTTGRSKGVMLSHRALVTMTLLMFGDWDWPQEIRFLAATPISHSAGVTLFPVMMRGGLMRLVQGFDAEVYAGVVAAEKINATFLVPTLIYALIDNADLRARHDLSSLETIIYGAAPMSPDRLLEGMTIFGKVFVQLYGQTEAPQIITAMRKCDHDETKPHRFGSCGRPSPMVDVKLFDAEMREVGVGEPGEICVRGPLVMDGYWKRPDANAETFKGGWLHTGDVAIRDEEGYFYIVDRTKDMIISGGFNIYPREVEDALMSHQAVASAAVIGIPDDKWGEAVKAFVVLKAGAMTRATELQAHVKDKRGAPWSPKTIDFVDVIPVTGLGKIDRKALRAPYWQGRTRGVA comes from the coding sequence ATGAACTCAGCGGGGAATACGCCGGATTTGAGCCAGATCCATTCCGGCGGCGCGATCGGTGGACTGATTGTCAACGCGATTGCACGGTTCGGGGACCGGCCCGCCATGGCTGATGGCCGCGTGCGGTGGACCTACAAAGAATTCGGCGACGTGGTCACCCGTTTCATCGCCCTGTTTCGCTCGCTAGGTCTGAAGAAGGGCAGCGCGTTGTCGATCCTCTCCAGCAACCGTGCTGAAGCGTGGGCGGCGATCTGCGCGGCACTGGTCATGGGTGTGCGCTACACGCCGCTGCACCCGATGGCGGCGGAGGACGATCATGCCTTCATCATCGAGGATGCCGAAATTGATGTGTTGATCGTCGAGGGCGGCAAGTTCGCCGCGCGCGGAATGGCGATCAAGGCGCGGGTCCCCGGGCTTAAGCATCTGCTGTCGTTTGGCCCAATGGAAGGCGCGCGCGATGTGATCCCCGTTCTGGATGATGTCGCGCCTGCGCCATTGGTGGACGAAAGTGCGGCGCACGAAATAGCGTTTCTCGCCTACACCGGCGGTACCACCGGCCGTTCCAAGGGCGTCATGCTGTCTCACCGTGCGCTCGTGACGATGACGTTGCTCATGTTCGGCGATTGGGACTGGCCGCAGGAGATCCGCTTCCTGGCTGCTACGCCGATCAGTCATTCCGCGGGCGTGACGCTGTTTCCGGTGATGATGCGCGGCGGCTTGATGCGGCTGGTGCAGGGTTTTGATGCTGAAGTGTACGCGGGCGTGGTGGCCGCAGAGAAGATCAACGCAACGTTCCTGGTGCCGACGCTGATCTATGCGCTGATCGACAATGCAGACTTGCGCGCGCGTCACGATCTCTCCTCGCTTGAGACAATCATCTATGGCGCGGCGCCGATGTCACCGGATCGACTGCTCGAAGGCATGACGATCTTCGGCAAGGTGTTCGTGCAGCTTTACGGGCAGACCGAGGCGCCGCAGATCATCACCGCGATGCGCAAGTGCGATCATGATGAGACGAAGCCACACAGGTTCGGCTCCTGCGGACGGCCGAGCCCAATGGTCGATGTCAAATTGTTTGACGCCGAGATGCGCGAAGTCGGCGTCGGCGAGCCGGGCGAGATTTGCGTGCGCGGCCCGCTGGTGATGGATGGCTATTGGAAGCGTCCAGACGCAAACGCTGAAACTTTCAAGGGCGGCTGGCTGCACACCGGAGATGTCGCGATCCGGGATGAGGAAGGCTATTTCTATATCGTTGATCGCACCAAGGACATGATCATCTCCGGCGGATTCAATATTTATCCGCGCGAAGTGGAAGACGCGCTGATGTCCCACCAGGCGGTAGCGTCAGCCGCGGTGATCGGCATTCCGGACGACAAATGGGGAGAGGCTGTGAAGGCGTTCGTCGTCCTGAAAGCCGGCGCCATGACCCGCGCGACGGAACTGCAGGCGCATGTGAAGGACAAGCGCGGCGCGCCGTGGTCGCCGAAGACCATCGACTTCGTTGACGTGATTCCGGTCACTGGGCTTGGCAAGATCGATCGCAAGGCCCTGCGGGCGCCATACTGGCAGGGCCGTACACGCGGAGTGGCCTAG
- a CDS encoding threonine/homoserine/homoserine lactone efflux protein (product_source=COG1280; cog=COG1280; pfam=PF01810; transmembrane_helix_parts=Inside_1_37,TMhelix_38_60,Outside_61_74,TMhelix_75_97,Inside_98_105,TMhelix_106_128,Outside_129_142,TMhelix_143_165,Inside_166_177,TMhelix_178_200,Outside_201_214,TMhelix_215_232,Inside_233_236), protein MVACQAPNENGSRRLRLREISFFDATAAIGSIMSFQLYLAYVAACVALAILPGPIVTLVIANGLRYGTRAALTNIAGAQLGLAIVIGIIAVGLTSLMATMGYWFEWVRLAGAAYLVWLGIKLIRAPALLGSDEKLPPPRGGFFLQGFLVLLSNPKVLVFFGAFIPQFVDMQRDHLPQVVLLGITFMIIAALSDGSYALLAGRAGKILSARRARLISRISGGFMIGGGIWLALSRAR, encoded by the coding sequence ATGGTTGCCTGTCAAGCGCCAAACGAAAACGGCTCACGTCGCTTGCGTTTGCGCGAAATCTCATTCTTTGATGCGACAGCAGCCATCGGAAGCATCATGTCATTTCAGCTCTATCTCGCTTATGTCGCCGCCTGCGTCGCGCTGGCGATCCTCCCCGGCCCGATCGTTACGCTCGTGATTGCCAATGGCTTGCGCTACGGCACGCGTGCCGCGCTCACCAATATTGCAGGCGCGCAACTCGGGCTCGCCATTGTGATCGGCATCATTGCCGTCGGGCTGACGTCACTGATGGCGACGATGGGTTACTGGTTCGAATGGGTGCGGCTGGCCGGCGCCGCCTATCTGGTCTGGCTCGGCATCAAGTTGATCCGCGCGCCTGCTCTGCTCGGCTCCGACGAGAAACTTCCGCCGCCACGCGGAGGCTTTTTCCTGCAGGGGTTTCTCGTGCTGCTCAGCAATCCGAAAGTGCTGGTGTTCTTCGGCGCCTTCATCCCGCAATTCGTCGACATGCAGCGCGATCATCTTCCGCAGGTGGTGCTGCTCGGCATCACTTTCATGATCATCGCGGCCTTGTCGGACGGTTCCTATGCACTGCTGGCAGGCCGTGCCGGCAAGATTCTCTCGGCGCGGCGGGCGCGCCTGATCTCACGCATCTCGGGTGGGTTCATGATCGGCGGTGGCATCTGGCTCGCGTTGTCGCGGGCGCGGTGA
- a CDS encoding DNA-binding transcriptional ArsR family regulator (product_source=COG0640; cath_funfam=1.10.10.10; cog=COG0640; pfam=PF12840; smart=SM00418; superfamily=46785): protein MDEVFKALADVSRRSLLDRLHARNGQTLLELCDGLAMTRQAVTKHLAILEAANLVTSIKHGREKLHYLNPVPIHEIGERWIKKFERGKLAALSELKRQLEKRDE from the coding sequence ATGGATGAAGTCTTCAAGGCGCTGGCCGATGTTTCACGACGCTCGCTGCTGGATCGGCTTCATGCCCGCAACGGACAGACGTTGCTCGAACTCTGCGACGGCCTCGCCATGACGCGGCAGGCCGTGACCAAGCACCTTGCGATTCTGGAAGCGGCCAATCTTGTGACGTCGATTAAGCATGGTCGCGAAAAGCTGCACTACCTGAATCCGGTGCCGATCCATGAGATCGGTGAGCGGTGGATCAAGAAATTCGAGCGCGGCAAGCTGGCCGCGCTCAGCGAATTGAAACGGCAATTGGAGAAGCGTGATGAGTAA
- a CDS encoding uncharacterized protein YndB with AHSA1/START domain (product_source=COG3832; cog=COG3832; pfam=PF08327; superfamily=55961), producing the protein MSKPEFVYVTFIETTVEKLWDALTSSEFSRRYWFGTEVVSDWTVGSSFALVMDGKTTDVGEILEAEKPRRLSYTFRHMLNEAARKERPSRVTFVLEPYGKLVKLTLTHEDFAPESVILDGISKGWPAILSSLKSMLETGQALEIPFKALDIAEVQHD; encoded by the coding sequence ATGAGTAAACCGGAATTCGTTTACGTCACCTTTATCGAGACCACTGTTGAGAAGCTGTGGGATGCACTGACCAGCAGCGAGTTCTCGCGACGTTACTGGTTCGGAACTGAGGTCGTCTCGGACTGGACAGTCGGCTCGTCCTTCGCGCTCGTGATGGATGGTAAAACCACGGACGTCGGCGAGATTCTCGAAGCGGAAAAGCCGCGGCGGCTTTCCTACACGTTTCGTCATATGCTCAATGAAGCCGCGCGCAAAGAACGGCCGTCGCGCGTCACATTCGTGCTTGAGCCGTATGGCAAGCTGGTCAAGCTGACGCTGACCCATGAAGATTTTGCGCCGGAGAGCGTCATCCTGGACGGCATCTCGAAGGGATGGCCGGCCATCCTGTCCAGCCTGAAATCCATGCTTGAAACCGGTCAGGCGCTGGAAATTCCGTTCAAGGCACTCGATATTGCAGAGGTTCAGCATGATTGA
- a CDS encoding uncharacterized protein YndB with AHSA1/START domain (product_source=COG3832; cath_funfam=3.30.530.20; cog=COG3832; pfam=PF08327; superfamily=55961) produces MIDVTAFKPTVVYTIYIASTPGKVWEALTTAEFSKKYFSSFGVEIELKVGGQFRVKAPDGSDHITGQVVECDPPRKLTVTWDVNWPGLVEKLGSTLVTYDVEQAGDCVRLTMTQANDRPIDDDILSGGRMGWPAILSNLKSLLETGNTMAIKMEPPVRMLEALKKLGIKIPS; encoded by the coding sequence ATGATTGACGTGACCGCCTTCAAGCCAACCGTCGTTTACACGATCTACATCGCGTCCACGCCTGGGAAGGTTTGGGAAGCGTTGACGACTGCCGAATTCAGCAAAAAGTACTTCTCCAGCTTCGGTGTCGAAATCGAATTGAAGGTCGGTGGCCAGTTCCGCGTTAAGGCGCCGGACGGCTCGGATCACATCACGGGCCAAGTTGTCGAATGCGACCCGCCGCGCAAATTGACCGTGACGTGGGATGTGAACTGGCCGGGTCTGGTGGAAAAGCTCGGCTCGACGCTCGTGACCTATGATGTCGAGCAGGCAGGCGACTGCGTCCGCCTGACGATGACGCAGGCCAATGATCGTCCAATCGATGACGATATCCTGTCCGGCGGTCGCATGGGCTGGCCGGCGATTCTCTCCAATCTCAAGAGTTTGCTCGAGACGGGCAACACGATGGCCATCAAGATGGAGCCGCCGGTGCGAATGCTGGAAGCTCTGAAGAAGTTGGGAATTAAGATTCCATCGTGA
- a CDS encoding acetyl-CoA synthetase (product_source=KO:K01895; cath_funfam=2.30.38.10,3.30.300.30,3.40.50.980; cog=COG0365; ko=KO:K01895; pfam=PF00501,PF13193; superfamily=56801), which yields MLTETSSYDDLYRNFRWEVPKRFNIATACCDRHANGSDNLALIYVDETGATQRLSFDEMGALSKRFANVLKADGMQRGDRVAVFLSQSVELPIAHLAAFRSGLVSVPLFTLFGEDALEFRLSNSNAKAVITDESGWDKLTKIRDRLPHLQDIYVTSGTIHAGAKPFWQAIEEASEDFATIDTDADDPAIIIYTSGTTGNPKGALHAHRVLLGHLPNVEMAHDFFPKPGDLMWTPADWAWIGGLFDALFPAWYHGVPMLGHRAKKFEPQAAMQLMADHNVRNVFLPPTALKLMRQADVKHDGVKLRSIFTGGESLGAELLDWVRVTFGVNAHEIYGQTECNLVVGNNSSLFPIKPGSMGKATPGFDVRIVNEQGEELPRGERGIIGVRAPNPCMMLEYWSNPDATSKKYAGGFLLTGDLGVQDDDGYFWYVSREDDVITSAGYRIGPSEIEHTLLKHPAVAMAAVVGIPDSIRTEAIKAWIVLRPGREPSDALAREIQDFVKVQLAAHEYPRHIQFTDALPLTATGKVLRRELRALG from the coding sequence ATGCTCACCGAAACCAGCAGCTACGACGATCTCTACCGGAATTTCCGCTGGGAGGTTCCGAAGCGATTCAACATCGCAACGGCCTGCTGCGACCGGCATGCAAATGGCTCTGACAACCTCGCGCTGATTTACGTTGACGAAACCGGCGCCACGCAGCGGCTGTCGTTCGATGAAATGGGCGCCCTCTCCAAGCGCTTTGCCAATGTGCTGAAGGCCGACGGCATGCAGCGTGGCGATCGCGTCGCCGTGTTCCTGTCGCAATCGGTGGAGTTGCCGATCGCCCACCTCGCGGCATTCCGCTCGGGTCTCGTTTCGGTGCCCCTGTTCACGCTGTTCGGTGAAGACGCGCTGGAATTCCGGCTGTCCAACAGCAATGCAAAGGCCGTCATCACCGATGAAAGCGGCTGGGATAAGCTGACCAAAATCCGCGATCGCCTGCCGCATCTGCAGGATATCTACGTCACCAGCGGAACGATCCATGCGGGCGCAAAGCCATTCTGGCAGGCCATCGAGGAAGCATCCGAAGATTTTGCGACCATCGACACCGATGCCGATGATCCCGCCATCATCATCTATACGTCCGGCACGACGGGAAACCCGAAGGGCGCGTTGCACGCGCACCGCGTGCTGCTCGGTCATCTGCCGAATGTGGAGATGGCCCATGACTTCTTCCCGAAACCCGGTGACCTGATGTGGACGCCGGCCGACTGGGCCTGGATCGGCGGCCTGTTCGATGCGCTGTTCCCGGCCTGGTACCACGGCGTGCCGATGCTCGGTCATCGTGCGAAGAAGTTCGAACCGCAGGCCGCAATGCAACTGATGGCGGATCACAACGTTCGCAATGTTTTTCTGCCGCCGACGGCGCTGAAACTGATGCGGCAGGCCGATGTCAAACACGACGGCGTGAAGCTGCGCAGCATCTTCACCGGTGGCGAGTCGCTCGGCGCTGAGCTGCTCGACTGGGTGCGCGTGACGTTCGGCGTCAACGCCCATGAAATCTACGGCCAAACCGAATGCAATCTCGTGGTCGGCAACAATTCGAGCCTGTTTCCGATCAAGCCAGGCTCGATGGGCAAGGCAACACCGGGCTTCGACGTCCGCATCGTCAATGAGCAAGGCGAAGAATTGCCACGCGGCGAGCGTGGCATCATCGGCGTGCGCGCACCGAACCCATGCATGATGCTCGAATACTGGAGCAATCCAGACGCGACTTCGAAGAAATACGCCGGTGGCTTTCTGCTGACGGGCGATCTCGGCGTGCAGGATGACGACGGCTACTTCTGGTACGTCAGCCGCGAGGATGACGTCATCACCAGCGCAGGCTATCGCATCGGCCCGTCCGAAATTGAGCACACGTTATTGAAACATCCCGCGGTGGCGATGGCCGCCGTGGTCGGCATTCCCGATTCGATCCGCACCGAAGCCATCAAGGCATGGATCGTGCTGCGTCCGGGACGTGAACCGAGCGATGCGCTGGCTCGCGAGATTCAGGACTTCGTCAAAGTGCAACTCGCCGCCCACGAATACCCGCGCCACATCCAGTTCACGGATGCGCTACCCCTGACGGCGACAGGCAAGGTGTTGCGGCGGGAATTGCGCGCGTTGGGCTAG
- a CDS encoding uncharacterized protein YqeY (product_source=COG1610; cath_funfam=1.10.1510.10; cog=COG1610; ko=KO:K09117; pfam=PF09424; superfamily=89095): MLRDDINNAVKEAMKAKDERKLSTLRMINSTLKNADIEARGQGKPPLSDDEVLGVLQKMIKQRQESVELYDKGGRAELAEQERAEIAVISAYLPKQMSEDEVKAAISAVISETGAAGMKDMGKVIAALKAKYAGQMDFGKASGLVKAALTD; this comes from the coding sequence ATGCTGCGCGATGACATCAATAACGCCGTCAAGGAGGCGATGAAGGCCAAGGACGAGCGCAAGCTCTCCACCCTGCGCATGATCAATTCGACGTTGAAGAATGCGGACATCGAAGCCCGCGGACAGGGCAAGCCGCCGCTCAGCGACGACGAAGTTCTTGGCGTGCTGCAAAAGATGATCAAGCAGCGGCAGGAATCGGTCGAACTCTATGACAAAGGCGGCCGGGCCGAACTCGCCGAGCAGGAGCGCGCAGAAATCGCGGTGATCTCGGCCTATCTGCCCAAGCAGATGTCCGAGGACGAAGTGAAGGCCGCGATTAGCGCCGTGATCTCGGAAACCGGCGCCGCTGGCATGAAAGACATGGGTAAGGTGATTGCCGCCTTGAAGGCGAAATATGCCGGCCAGATGGACTTCGGCAAGGCCAGCGGTCTGGTGAAGGCCGCACTTACGGACTAA
- a CDS encoding pimeloyl-ACP methyl ester carboxylesterase (product_source=COG0596; cath_funfam=3.40.50.1820; cog=COG0596; pfam=PF00561; superfamily=53474), with protein MPKSLPIILVPGLTCSPRICAPQIPALWQSGPVILANHIRDNTMAGIAKRILDEAPDEFAIAGHSMGGYICLEVMRQAPERVKRLALLSTSASPETPQATERRRGWIAETKAGGYHAVLDKLFSNFVHPSRLKDANLQKIVRDMANDVGPEAFIDQLEAIMSRADSRPLLPSIKCPTLILTSDTDNMVPNAFSTELAEGIPDAKLVVIPDCGHLVQLEKPEATTAAMLDWLKM; from the coding sequence ATGCCCAAATCGCTTCCCATCATTCTCGTCCCTGGCCTCACGTGTTCGCCGCGAATCTGTGCGCCTCAAATCCCCGCACTGTGGCAGAGCGGGCCGGTCATCCTCGCCAACCACATCCGCGACAACACCATGGCAGGGATCGCGAAGCGCATCCTCGACGAGGCGCCCGATGAATTTGCAATCGCCGGGCATTCCATGGGCGGATACATCTGTCTCGAAGTCATGCGGCAGGCGCCGGAACGCGTGAAGCGGCTGGCGCTGCTCAGCACATCCGCGAGCCCTGAAACGCCGCAAGCCACCGAGCGCCGCCGCGGCTGGATCGCGGAGACCAAGGCCGGCGGCTATCACGCCGTGCTCGACAAGCTGTTTTCGAACTTTGTGCATCCATCGCGATTGAAGGACGCCAACCTGCAAAAGATCGTCCGCGACATGGCGAACGACGTCGGCCCCGAAGCGTTCATAGATCAACTTGAGGCGATCATGAGCCGCGCAGATTCGCGCCCGCTTCTGCCCTCGATCAAATGCCCAACACTGATCCTGACCAGCGACACCGACAACATGGTGCCGAATGCGTTCTCCACCGAACTTGCCGAGGGCATTCCGGACGCGAAGCTGGTGGTGATCCCGGACTGCGGCCACCTCGTTCAGCTCGAGAAACCGGAGGCCACGACGGCTGCGATGCTCGACTGGTTAAAGATGTAA